CACTGTTATGCTGCCGTATCTAGCGGAGTGCCTATCCAAACAATCGCAACTTCAGGCAGTCACTTTAGAGCAGGATTGTATTACTGGCAACGTCAAGCCGACAGAACAATTATTTTCAGAAGAAGAGCGCAGCAAGCAACCTTCTGTTTTCACGATCGTTCGCAATATTCTACATACCTTTTACAGTACTGAAGATGAACATCTGGGGCTATACGGTGCATTTGGTTATGACTTAGTTTTCCAGTTTGAGTCAATGCCAAAGGTTCACCAACGTCCTATCGATCAGCGGGATTTAGTGCTGTATCTGCCTGATGAACTGGTGATCGTTGACTATTATGTGCAACGCGCCTTTCGTTTCCAGTATGAATTTGAGACAGAGCATGGCAGCACCAGAGAGCTACCTCGTACAGGCGAATATATTAATTACCAAGGTAAGTGTTCTACACCGACTCAACCATCAGATCATACATCTGGTGAGTATGCAGAGCTAGTTCGAAAAGCGCTTAGTTACTTCCGCCGAGGCGATTTATTTGAGGTTGTTCCTAGTCAAACTTTTTTTGAAGCATGTGCCGAACCCCCAGCCAAGCTGTTTCAAATGCTACAGCAGCTCAATCCAAGTCCCTATGGGTTCATCTTTAATTTTGGTGGAGAGTATCTGATTGGTGCATCTCCAGAGATGTTTGTGCGAGTTGAAGGCAGGCGGGTTGAGACATGCCCGATTAGCGGAACAATTGGTCGTGGGCAGGATGCGATTGAGGATGCCGATCAAATTCGTCAACTGCTTAACTCCCGTAAGGATGAAGCTGAACTGACGATGTGTACTGATGTCGATCGCAATGACAAGTCACGGATCTGTGAGCCTGGATCGGTCCAAGTAATCGGTCGTCGCCAAATTGAGTTGTATAGTCACTTAATCCATACAGTGGATCACGTCGAAGGCTTACTCCGGTCTGAGTTTGATGCTTTAGATGCATTTCTCAGCCATACTTGGGCAGTAACCGTTACAGGCGCACCCAAACGGGCAGCAATGCAGTTTATCGAACAGCACGAGCATAGCGCCCGTCGTTGGTATGGTGGAGCAGCGGGACGCTTAACCTTTAACGGCAACCTGAACACCGGCTTGATTTTGCGGACTATCCGGTTGAAAGACTCAATTGCAGAAGTTCGAGTCGGGGCTACTGTCCTTTATGACTCTGTGCCAGAAGCAGAAGAACGGGAGACGCTAACTAAAGCAGCAGCCCTATTTCAAACAATTCACCATGCTAAGCAGACAAGTTCTACAACTTTGTCGAACAACTCAGGACTAGGCGATCGCGTCGATGACTCCAACATCAGAAAGCATGTCTTACTAATTGACTATGAAGACTCCTTCGTCCACACGCTTGCTAACTACATCCGCCAGACTGGTGCCACAGTTACAACACTCAGGCATGGCTTCTCTGAAGCGGTGTTTGATACTGAATGCCCAGACTTAGTTGTCTTATCTCCTGGTCCTGGTAGACCCAGTGATTTCCACGTCCCAGAAACAGTCGCAGCTTGCATCCGTAGACAAATCCCAATTTTCGGAGTTTGCCTCGGATTACAAGGCATCGTTGAAGCTTTCAAAGGTGAATTAGGAATTCTTAGTTATCCCCAGCATGGGAAACCATCTCGGGTTTTTGTCACAGATCCAGAGTCAACCCTGTTCCAGGGTTTACCCCAATCTTTTGAAGTCGGTAGATACCACTCATTGTTTGCTCTACCCGATCGCCTGCCCCCAGAACTGAAGGTGACAGCGATTTCCCATGATGACGTAATTATGGGCATCGAGCATCAGACACTCCCCATCGCCGCAGTTCAGTTTCACCCAGAATCGATCATGACCCTTGCAGGTGCAGTCGGTCTGGCAATCATTAAGAATGTGCTGCGTACATATGCTAAAGCTAGCAACTCCGCACAGCAACTGCCAGCTCAGAAGGATACTAGTAGTTCCAATACAGATTTTTCGGATCTCCTATTTACTAAGTAGAGCAAGCAGCAATCAATTTCTTGTTAGTTACCCCTGACGCCTATTTAGTATGCAGCTCCGTCGCCGTCCGCCAACCTCTTCCCTTGCAGCCATTGCATTAAATTACCAAGGTGCTGCTACTGGCGATCGCCCGCGCCATATTCTCGAAGAAATTGTCTGGCACAAGGAACAAGAAGTCGCGCAAATGTGGGAGCAAATGCCTTTGGCAGATCTGCAACACCAAGTGAACAATGCATCTTCACCGCGAAATTTCCTGGTTGCCCTACAGCAGAGTCCTATCCGTCCTAGCTTGATCGCAGAAGTCAAGAAAGCATCACCCAGTAAAGGGGTAATCCGGGCTGACTTCGATCCGGTCAAAATTGCCCAAGCGTATGAGCGAGGCGGAGCAGCTTGTCTATCAGTGCTGACCGATCAGAAATTCTTTCAAGGCAGTTTTGATAATCTGCGTGCTATTCGGCAAAACGTGTCGCTACCGCTATTGTGCAAGGAGTTCATCATAGATCCCTACCAGATCTATCTAGCACGGGCAACTGGGGCAGATGCTGTACTGCTAATTGCAGCCATCCTGTCGAACAAAGACCTCCAGCAGTTTTTACAAATTATCCATAGTTTGGGCATGAACGCTCTAGTTGAGGTACACACTCTGGCAGAACTCGACCGGGTACTGGCACTTTCAGATGTGCGCTTGGTAGGAATTAATAACCGCAATCTGGAGAACTTTACGGTAAATCTAGGCACCACACAGCAACTCATGGCAAAGCGGCGCGAACAGTTGCATCGCTTGAATATAACAGTCGTGAGTGAGTCCGGTGTGCATACACCTGCTGAGTTAGCTCTTGTAGCTGAAGCTGGCGCTGATGCTGTCCTAGTCGGTGAGTCTTTAGTCAAACAACCCGATCTAGAGCAGGCTGTGCTTAGTCTCAGGCTGAATGATGAATGCTGAATGTTGGACATAACTGCTTTCACAATTCATCATCCATAATTCATACTTCATACTTTACACTTCATACTTCATCCTTTCGATGACCGCTATCTCCCATTGCTTTAAATCTCTACGCGATCGCCGCCAGTGTGCTCTGATTCCATTTATCACAGCTGGCGATCCTGATTTGGAAACAACAGCAGCAGCATTACAGGTGCTAGATCGTCATGGTGCTGATTTGATTGAATTAGGTGTTCCCTACTCAGATCCACTAGCAGATGGACCTGTGATTCAAGCAGCAGCAACTCGCGCTCTCCAGAAGGGAACTCGCTTGGAGTCAGTGCTAGAAATGTTACAGGCTGTCAGCCCCAGCTTGCAAGCCCCTGTAATCTTATTCACTTACTACAACCCAATTTTGTACCGGGGGATTGAGCAGTTTTTCAAGCAAATTGCCAGTGCTGGGGTACGAGGATTAGTGGTACCCGATTTGCCACTAGAAGAAGCAGATGAGCTCATTCAAGCTGCCGCTGCTTGGGGAATTGAGGTGATTTTGCTGGTTGCTCCTACCAGTTCCAAAGAACGAATTGAGGCGATCGCTCGTCAGTCTCAAGGATTTATTTACCTGGTAAGTGTAACTGGTGTAACGGGCATGCGCTCTCAACTGCAACTACGCGTTAAAGATTTACTAATAGATCTGCGTAACATTACAGATAAACCAATCGGCATTGGTTTTGGTATTTCTGGATCGGAACAAGCCCATCAGGCAAGAGATTGGGGTGCTGATGCTGTCATTGTTGGCAGTGCTTTTGTCAAACGTCTGGCAGATGGTACGTCCACTCAAGGACTGCAAGCGGTTGAGGCACTCTGCCGCGATTTGAAAGCAGCGATTACACAGAAGGGGTCAGGGGTCAGGGGTCAGGGGTTTTAAAGCTCACACCATGATGGAGTAAAGAGAAAGAAATAAAAGTTCGACGTAAAGCGTGAATGTAGAATTCGGACTTATATCAAATCCGCTTAAATGACTGTAAAATCTCGCCCTCACCCCTTGCCCCTCTCCCAAGCTTGGGAGAGGGGTGCCGGAGGCGGGGTGAGGGCTGCCAAATCATGAGCAATCAACCGGATTCGATATTATTTCAATCCTACTTCTTTTAAAGGGTGGTTCCCTAGCGCCTGACCTCATCCCTACATCAAGAAAATACCTGAACTTAGAGGAGAATTTTCACCAGTGCTAAGCCAAAAGGATATCTATCATCCAACACCAACTGCTACAATGCGTCCCGGTCCACTAGGCCGATTTGGACGATTTGGCGGTAAGTACGTACCTGAAACTTTAATGCCCGCGCTAAGTGAGCTAGAAGCAGCTTATCAGCAGTACCGCAACGAGCCTAACTTCCAACTTGAACTGCAAAACCTGATGCGGGATTATGTGGGAAGACCCAGCCCTCTGTACTTTGCTGAACGGTTAACTGCTCACTATGCTAGACCTGATGGCGCTGGTCTGCAAATTTACCTCAAACGCGAAGACTTAAACCATACGGGTGCTCACAAAATTAATAACGCTTTAGCTCAGGCGCTATTAGCAAAGCGAATGGGTAAGCAGCGCATTATTGCTGAGACGGGAGCAGGTCAGCACGGTGTTGCCACCGCAACGGTTTGTGCTCGCTTTGGTTTAGAATGCGTCATCTACATGGGCATCCATGATATGGAGCGGCAAGCGCTCAACGTGTTCCGGATGCGGCTGATGGGGGCAGAAGTCCGTCCAGTGGAGGCAGGAACAGGAACGCTGAAGGATGCCACTTCCGAGGCGATTCGGGACTGGGTAACCAACGTGGAAACGACTCACTACATCCTTGGTTCCGTTGCCGGACCCCATCCCTACCCCATGATGGTGCGTGACTTCCATGCTGTGATTGGACAGGAAACTCGCGCTCAGTGTCAGGAAAAATGGGGAGGGTTACCAGATATTCTCCTGGCATGTGTAGGCGGTGGTTCCAATGCGATCGGACTCTTTCACGAATTTGTAGATGAACCAACAGTGCGTCTAATTGGGGTTGAGGCGGCGGGTGAAGGCGTTGACTCCGAAAAGCATGCAGCGACCTTGACGCAAGGAAGAGTTGGTGTTTTACACGGTGCTATGAGCTACCTATTACAGGATGAAGATGGTCAGGTAGTTGAGGCGCATTCTATTAGCGCTGGGTTGGATTATCCCGGTGTTGGTCCTGAACATAGCTATTTGAAAGACATCGGTCGCGCCGAATACTATAGCGTCACCGATCAGCAGGCTTTAGAGGCATTTCACGGTCTGTCGCAACTAGAAGGGATTATTCCCGCTCTAGAAACAGCGCATGCGATCGCCTATCTAGAAACTCTCTGTCCGCAACTAACTGGCAGTCCACGCATTGTCATCAACTGCTCTGGGCGTGGTGATAAGGATGTGCAGACCGTTGCCAAGTTAGGGGTTAGGGGTTAGGGGCGAGGGGCGAGGAAGAGGACGCGGTGACGCGGTGACGCGGTGACGTAGAGGAATTTCTTCCCCTGCTCCCCCTGCTTCCCCTAACAGGCAAATTAGATGTTTAACAGCTTAATGAGGGACTTTAATTATGATCGTGGTTATGAAGAGCGGCTCTCCAGAAGCTGAGGTTATTCGCCTGATCCAAGAATTACGCACTTGGGGGGTGACACCCGAAAAAATCGTTGGGAAACATAAGGTTTTACTGGGTTTAGTGGGTAATACGGCTGAATTAGATCCATTGCAACTGCAAGAACTTAGCCCCTGGATTGAAAAGGTACTGCGGGTTGAGAAACCCTTTAAGCGAGTCAGCCGTGATTTTCGTCATGGTGAGGCGAGTGATGTGGTGGTACCTACCCCGAACGGAGCTGTTCATTTTGGCGAACACCATCCACTGGTCATTTTGGCAGGTCCTTGCTCAGTTGAAAATGAAGAAATGATCGTGGAGACGGCACGACGAGTTAAGGCAGCAGGAGCACAATTTCTGCGGGGAGGTGCCTACAAGCCTCGCACATCGCCCTATGCTTTTCAAGGTCATGGGGAAAGCGCCCTGGGTTTGCTGGCAGCAGCACGTGAAGCAACAGGTCTAGGCATCATTACTGAACTGATGGATGCCGCTGACTTGGAAAAATTAGCTGAAGTGGCGGATATTATCCAGATAGGTGCCCGCAATATGCAGAATTTCTCTCTCCTGAAGAAGGTGGGGGCGCAGGATAAACCAGTCCTGTTGAAGCGGGGAATGTCCGCCACGATTGAAGAATGGCTAATGGCAGCTGAGTATCTCTTGGCAGCTGGAAACCCGAATGTAATTCTCTGTGAGCGAGGTATCCGCACTTTCGATCAACGCTACGCTCGGAATACTCTGGACTTGTCAGTGATCCCTGTGTTGCGATCGCTCACACATTTACCAATTATGATCGACCCCAGCCATGGTACAGGCAGAGCCGAGTATGTGCCTTCTATGGCAATGGCAGCGATCGCGGCGGGGACAGACTCCCTGATGATTGAGGTACACCCCAATCCCGCTAAAGCCTTGTCTGACGGTCCGCAATGCCTGACTCCAGAGCGGTTCGATTGCTTGATGCAGGAAATGGCAGTGATTGGTAAAGTCATGAATCGCTGGGCTCAACCCGCACCAGTCTTGGTCTAAACTAGAGAACGTGATTATGGAACTATCGATACCACGTACACGGGTTCAGGCTCGCGAGGTGATGGATTACCTCTTATCGGGCAACGCTGAGCACGCTCAGATCGTCAACTTTCTTCAGACTCGCCCTATTACTGATGCCCGACCGGAAGAGCTACTAGGATATCGTGATGTACTCTGGGAAAGAAGGCGGAAAGCAGACTTTGGTCACGTCGATCTCGATATAGTTGGTACTGGAGGAGTTCGACGCCCACGCTACAACGTTTCTACAACCGTCGCGTTTATCGCTGCTGCCCTTGGCATTCGCGTTGCTAAACATGGTAACCGAGGTTCAGTCAAGCCTAATGGGTCTTTTGATTTACTAGAAATATTAGGTATCTCCCTTTCTACGCTCACAGCACGCTCAGTTGAGAGTTTACAAACCACGGGGCTAACTTTTCTATTTGCGCGTGACTGGCATCCTGCTTTTGGTGCGATCGCCGCCGCACGAGCTCAGGTAGGAAAACCTACCGTCTTTAATTTGCTAGGACCTTTACTCAATCCCAGTCAGCCAGCTCATCAGTTGGTTGGCTGTAGCAACCCAACAGTTGCTCGCGTCATCGCTGAAGCTTTATCGGAACTCGGAGTGCGAGCGTTGGTAGTGACTGGTTCGGATGGTCTCGATGAAATTACTCTAGCAGGTAGTTCTCAACTAATCGAGGTCAAAGAATCTCACATCACTACCAGACAGATAATGCCTGAAGATGTCGGCATGACAACTGTGCAAGAATCAGATATTGCCGGAGGAGATGCTACAGCTAATGCCGCTGATTTCCTAGCTATAGTTGGTGGACAGGGGCGCAGCCACTTGGTTGACCTCGTAGTGTTGAACGCAGCATTTGCATTGTCTTTAGTCAAGCCTTACAGTTTGGAGCAGGCAATTAGTACCATCCGTACAGCCTTGGCAGATGGCACTGTCGAAGAATTTTTTCGGGACTTCCGGAATGTAGTGACCGAACAGAAGGTTCCTGTTGTATAACTTTAGCTAGACAAGCTTGAATAAAATATCCAGCTGCGAAACCTGATGAAAGCGACGAACCCGGAAGCAATCAGACTGATACAAAACCCGTCATTGTGGTTACTAGCGATCGCAGGCGGTTTAATCGCAATTGACCTCAGCTTGAGCTGGAGAAGCGCCCCAGACTTAAGCCAACTGAGTATGAGCTTGCTGTGTTGGGGAGCAGTCCTATCTCTGTTATGGGAAAAGCGGCACAGCTTAAATCTAGAAAGCGATCTATTCTCAAGCGGATTAGGTCTGTTACTGATTGGATTTGTCCTACTCAGAAGCTTGCTGATGACCAGTTTTGACTCAGTGTTTGAACTGTTACCACTGATTTCTGGGATAGGTTTAGCCCTAGTGGCATCGGGATTCAAGCGCTTAGGGCAATATCGGCAGGAACTGCTAATTATCTTGGCGTTGAATATACCAATCGGATTAGTAATTAACCGAATTGAACTGCTATCTAATGCCACAGCGAAGTTTGCTACGATGCTATTGACTTACTGTGGAGTGGAAGTCTATCGCCAAGGAATAAATATCTTCATTCCCCCCAGCGGTGCGGTCGAGGTAGCAGCGGGATGTTCCGGTTGGGAGACCATTTTCCCACTGTTGCAATTATCAGTACTGTTTTTAGTCATGTTTCCTACTGGCTTAATCGCCAAAATCTGCGTGCCACTGATGGCAGTGAGTATCGCATTTATTGTTAATGGAGTGCGAGTAGCAATCATGGCACTGTTGGTGGCGTATTCGACTCAGGAAACATTTGAATACTGGCATCTGGGAACTGGCTCTCAGATATTTTTTCTGATAGCTACCCTGATGTTCGGTTGTGTTTGTTACGTAGTCAGCCAAAATGCTCACCCGGCTCGTCAAGACCACAGGGAGTTATCTGAGTCATGAGCTGGTGGAAACAACTGCGGCTACCGTTGTTGATGCTCACATTTGCAAATGTAGTGTTTGTGTTGGGACAGTCAATACTTGACCCGAACATTGGCAAGCGGAGGTTCACCGCCTTTGAGTTTCCGGCTGTAGTTCCCTTACCATCCTGGCAGCTAGTTGCAACTCAGCCGCTAGCCAATCAAATTGTGGAGCAACCTCCCATCGGCACGGTAGTCTTTCCTGGCAGGCAGTATCACTATCGCTATCAGGGGCAGCCGTTAGAGATCAACATGCGCTATGAGCTAGAAACTGATGGGGATGTGCAGCAAAGTACAACCAAAAATACAGCGATTCAATTTTTGCCTAATCAGCCAGCGGTAGTGATGCGGCAGCAAGCGAGCGGCTTTTATGGTTTATTTGTCTATCAGCAGCGAGCTTATCTGAATGCGTGTATTAATCCTCGCGGCGGCACGACTGTGACTCCAGCCCAGTTTGACGCCAACCGAATGCGATACGATCTGCAGTTGACGCGTTTACTGCCGTGGCTGTTGGGGCAGCAGGGGTTGCGTGATAACCGTTGTCTGTGGACACAGATGTCTGTACCCTTACAACAGTCTTCTCCTCAGGCTGCTTTTGGCATCCTAGAACAAGCGTGGTTTGACTGGCATCAGTGGTGGCAGCCTCGCTTTCCCCACTTATAAATTAATAGTGAGTATTTACCAATCCAAAATCCAAAATCCAAAATGGTATGAGTTCAATACTAAGGTTTGGCTGGCGTGAAACAATTAAATAACAAGGAATGGTCATTCGAGCCACTGTTTCGAGTAGCCGGCTATGCTCTGTTGGCTTTGTCACTACTAGATCTGATTGAGGTTTTTGTCCCCCCGCGCTTTGGAAATCCTACTTGGGAACTTCAGCTAGTCAATAATCTGGTGGAGCGAGCACCTGTACCGTTATTAGGACTCGTGTTAGTCTTAGTCGGAGAACAAAGGTTTCGGATTTTCAAGTTCTTATCCTGGGCTTGTCTAGCGGTTGGACTGTTGTTTCTGTTACTAGTGCCTTTAGCTGCCAATTCCAGCTTCTTAATTGCTCAGCAAAACAAACTGGAAATCAGTAACCAACTCAATCAACGGACTGCTCAAGTTCAGCAATTACGGAACGTACTGAACCAAGCTACGACAGATAAAGAGATTAATTCTGTTTTGACCCGCCTCAACCCTCAAGGTCGTTTACCAGAAAGTAATAATCCTCAGCAATCAAAAAGCCAACTGCTTTCAGAACTAGCTCAAGGTGAGAAGAGACTGAAGAACCAAGCTGAAGCTAATCGAGCAAGTAGAGAGCTAACTGTACTCAAAAATGCCGTCAAATTAAGTCTAGGAACCTTATTTTCTGGTGCTGTATTTCTCCTAATTTGGCGTAAGACTGGCAATGTGCTAAAAGTTAGCAAACAAAGAAGTAGGACATACTATAGCAATTCTAACTAAGTTGTGAGATGTGGAATGGGCATCTTGCCTGTGTAGGCTGGAAGCCTGCCCCACAAATCAAATTAGATTGCTATAAGTAAGATAAAAATAATTGACAATTCAATCAAAAGATTATTCATTTGCAACCGCACTTAAATCTCATAAGCTTCTTTTGAGAGTGTAACGCTTATTCCAGTTCAGGTCTTGCCCTCAAATTTCTTGGGTTGTTCACTCTGTAGAGCAGCCCATACTTTTTTGTTAGTTTTGCTTTACTGATAGAATCTAGCCCTCATTTTCTAGGAATATGTACCTGAACTTCTAAACATCAAAACAAATCAGGTGTCAATTTATATTTTTGACTTCTCTTTGTAGATGATTTCTTTTACTAGCAATAGGAGGATTATTTCTAATGGAAACGTTTGATTTTGAAACCCTCAATTCATCTGATGGTGGCAACACAGATAGTGGTGAAGGTAACGCCTCTGCTGGTGCTAACGATCTAATTCGGCAATCACCTTTTGGTCCTTTGTTAGATCTCCCTGGAGTTGATGGTCCAGAAGATATCTTCGGTAACGTTGGTATTCCAGATAGTGGCGAGAGCAATCCCTTTGAGGGTGGTAGTGGCGACAATCCCGTTGCTGGCGGTGGCGACTTACCCTATGGTGGTAATCCCTTCGCAGGTGACAACTTCTGGAATATCTTCGCTGGTGGAGTGAATCCGGCTGATACTAGCTCCTTTGGTGGCGGTAGCAATTCTGCTAATGGCAGTAATGGCTCTAGTGGTGGTGGCGACAATCCCTTCGCAGGTGGAAGCAATCCCCTTGTAGGTGGTGGCAGCCCCTTTGCAAGTAATAACGGCAACACCTCTAATCAGGATGAGAACGATGACCTGCTCAATGGTGGCTTAAGTCAAAGCTTGGAGGGTGATACTGGCAACAACCAACTCTATGCTGATATTAACTCCCTGATCAACCAAATCCGTAATGATTTCCTTGAGCAAATCAGCAGCGGTTGGAATTTTGACCAGCAGACATTCACTCAAGGGATTGGCACGAGTGACAGTAATGCTCTGAATAATACTTTCAACGCTGATCAGCTCTTGCCATTCCCTACAGGAAATGAAGCCGATACCACCACGAGTTCTGATTTGACTAGCGTAGCCTAAACTTCGAAGGCTGGTGATATTTTCTAGGCAACCGTATTGCACCCTACGAAGCAATTCTTTTGGTAGAGGTCAGGAAAAACAGCAGCAATTACTTTGCTAAATATACGGTGCACGGGTGGGAGAAGGTCTCAAGCAAAGCAAAGAACAAAATATTTAGTGACCGAAGCGATTTTGGATTTTAGATTTGGGATTTTGGATTAGGGTTGATCTGTTTAAATCCGGGTTGTGTTGCAAAAATCGGAGCGGCAAATAGTAGGGTGGGAAATTGCGTGAGTTTATTCCTGTTTCCATGTCTAAATCAAATGCGTTAAGGACAAATTAAAGGAGTAGAGAGAGCCGTTCCAAAACGGGTCAAGTTTATAGCTAAAATTTTTGGAGTAGCTGCATAATTAATTCCCGCATCCTCGGTGATTTTTGTTCTCAAAGATTTTGCAACAAAACTTACAATTTTGCCATAAAAGCGATGCATCCCAACGCTAACTTCGTATAGGGTGGGATGCATCGCTGGTTTAAGTTAAAACAAAAGAAAAGCCCCAGTACTCTTTATACTGGGGTAATTGAAGTTAAACATTCCTGATGCGGGTTGTTGAAGTTCTTCTGCCAGCTGCAGTAATAATGTCTGGGGATGGAATGTTCAAGCCTGCTCTAAAATCTGCTCAACTGTCAGCTGTAACTCGCTAAACGTAGGAGAGATAATGCGGGTGCTGCCAGTAAAAGATTGCGCTTGATATCTATCATCAACCAGCTGATAAACAAAAACTGTTGCCACTTTGGGATTGCCCAGATATGCTCTGGAGGCGATCACTAGATAATTCACAATCCAGTATTCTCGAATGCCTGAGCGTTGATCCTCGGAAAGCTTATCGACGTAATCATCTTCAATTGGTTGATACCACCTCGACCGCTAGCTGGAGGGGTTCTCGCAGGGCAGAAGAGGCAAGGGGATTAGATCGCCAAATCGTCCCAGCTCATCACGCTAACATCGGGATGCCGCCCTTGTTCTCTACCTGTCTCGGTGCGAGTTGCGATCGCACTTCTGTCTGTAACCTTATAGTTGCTGACTTAGTGACTCTAGCTCTTGCACTCCAGCATAAATGGTCGCCCGTGACATACCCGTTGCCTCTGCCACGCGACTCACGCCTCCCCACCCCATACTCCTCGCTTCAACCGCTGCCCAAATTCTGCGAGTGCGTTCGTCCATGTAATATCATGTCCGCTGAAATGACCGTAATATCTCTCCCTCACCCCCTGCCCCTCTCCCAAGCTTGGGAGAGGGGTGCCGAAGGCGGGGTGAGGGCTACTAAATTATGGGCAATTAACCGGATTTGATATAAGGGGACAAAGTGGCATACTTGGCTTCAATGGTTTCGAGCAGTTCAGCTTGAGACATTTGCGAGTACTTCAGACCGGTTAACTGACATTCTCGCTCCAATGCATTAACTTGTATAACTT
This window of the Chroococcidiopsis sp. CCMEE 29 genome carries:
- a CDS encoding HpsJ family protein, encoding MKQLNNKEWSFEPLFRVAGYALLALSLLDLIEVFVPPRFGNPTWELQLVNNLVERAPVPLLGLVLVLVGEQRFRIFKFLSWACLAVGLLFLLLVPLAANSSFLIAQQNKLEISNQLNQRTAQVQQLRNVLNQATTDKEINSVLTRLNPQGRLPESNNPQQSKSQLLSELAQGEKRLKNQAEANRASRELTVLKNAVKLSLGTLFSGAVFLLIWRKTGNVLKVSKQRSRTYYSNSN